A genomic window from Solanum dulcamara chromosome 11, daSolDulc1.2, whole genome shotgun sequence includes:
- the LOC129874663 gene encoding glucan endo-1,3-beta-glucosidase 1, producing MANTKKFPPFFFFVLFCCCCFSTSNSNFVPEIKVQQDKDEPYVGVNIGTDVSNLLSPADLVAFLQLQKITHIRLYDADPDILKALAKTKIRVIISVPNNQILAIGSSNTTAAAWIGRNVAAYYPGTLITAIAVGDEILTTVPSSAPLLMPAIESLYSALVAANLHNQIKISTPNAASIILDPFPPSQAFFNQSMSSVLSQLLQFLSRTQSPLMMNLYPYYVFMQNKGVVPIDNSLFKPLTPSKEMVDPNTLLHYTNVLDAMIDSVYFSMKNLNSTDVVVLVTESGWPSKGGSKEPYATIDNADTYNSNLIKHIIDRSGTPLHPEITSSVYIYELFNEDLRSPPLSEANWGLFHGNSTPVYLLHVSGSGTFLANDTTNQTYCIAMDGIDKKTMQAALDWACGPGRANCSEIQPGESCYQPNDVKNHASYAFDSYYQKEGASPSSCDFKGVAMITTTDPSHGSCIFPGSKKVSNKTSEVANATQASGANTIRFVGAQTSKFDKNVDVLFGVALCLLYYSLIQVQLSY from the exons ATGGCAAATACTAAAAAGTTCcctcctttcttcttctttgttctCTTCTGTTGCTGCTGCTtctccacatcaaattcaaattttgtacCAG AGATAAAAGTTCAGCAAGACAAAGATGAACCATATGTGGGAGTGAacataggtacagatgtttcCAATTTGCTTTCACCTGCAGACTTGGTTGCTTTTCTGCAATTACAGAAGATAACACACATAAGGCTTTATGATGCTGACCCTGATATACTCAAAGCACTAGCTAAGACCAAAATCAGAGTGATTATTAGTGTGCCTAACAATCAAATTCTTGCAATTGGGTCCTCTAATACTACTGCAGCTGCCTGGATTGGGCGTAATGTGGCAGCTTATTACCCTGGAACTCTTATCACAGCAATAGCAGTTGGGGATGAAATCTTGACTACTGTGCCAAGTTCAGCTCCTTTGCTTATGCCAGCAATTGAGTCACTTTATAGTGCTTTAGTGGCTGCAAATTTGCATAaccaaatcaagatttcaacCCCAAATGCTGCTTCCATTATTCTTGACCCTTTTCCACCTTCCCAAGCCTTTTTCAATCAGTCCATGAGCTCTGTCCTTTCTCAATTATTGCAGTTTTTGTCAAGGACACAGTCACCTCTGATGATGAATTTGTACCCTTACTATGTGTTTATGCAGAATAAAGGAGTTGTTCCAATAGACAACTCTCTTTTCAAGCCCTTGACACCTTCTAAAGAGATGGTGGATCCTAATACTTTGCTTCATTACACCAATGTGCTTGATGCAATGATTGATTCTGTCTATTTTTCCATGAAAAATCTCAATTCTACAGATGTGGTAGTTCTTGTTACTGAGTCAGGATGGCCTTCAAAGGGGGGTTCTAAAGAGCCTTATGCTACAATTGACAATGCTGATACTTATAACTCGAATTTAATTAAGCATATAATTGATCGTAGTGGTACACCATTGCATCCGGAAATTACTTCTAGTGTGTACATATATGAGTTATTCAATGAGGATTTGAGGTCACCCCCATTGTCCGAGGCGAATTGGGGGCTATTCCATGGGAATTCAACGCCCGTTTACTTGCTTCATGTGTCTGGAAGTGGTACATTCTTAGCTAATGACACCACTAACCAGACGTATTGCATAGCAATGGACGGGATTGATAAGAAAACAATGCAGGCTGCTTTAGATTGGGCTTGTGGACCGGGGAGGGCAAATTGCTCCGAAATTCAGCCAGGGGAGAGTTGTTATCAGCCTAATGATGTGAAGAACCATGCTTCATATGCATTTGATAGCTATTATCAGAAGGAAGGGGCATCTCCTAGTTCTTGTGACTTCAAGGGAGTGGCCATGATCACCACAACTGATCCAA GTCACGGGAGTTGTATATTTCCAGGAAG TAAGAAAGTTAGCAATAAAACAAGCGAGGTAGCGAACGCGACACAAGCAAGTGGAGCAAACACAATAAGGTTTGTTGGAGCACAGACAAGTAAATTTGACAAGAATGTGGATGTTTTATTTGGTGTTGCCTTGTGTTTGTTATATTATTCATTGATTCAGGTACAATTAAGTTATTAG
- the LOC129874664 gene encoding uncharacterized protein LOC129874664: MMDDKVVTVDDKILAEITIPENVAKALLLVSNSSSLENALEKLIQLAKEEGGRLDLSSKNVVTTVLHLCLSLSSISDRHLLLLSLKVLRNLCAGEIRNQNEFLQQRGVGIVVDVITSVRLTPDPDCEIIRVGLQLLGNYSVGGGERQCDVWYQLFPHKFLKIARVRSREICDPLCMLIYTCCDGTDGLLTDLCTEQGLPIPIEILRTASAVGLKEDWLKLLLSKLCIEGSYISSIFFKLHSYPSIENNSVVTHVADQFVIEQPYLLSILSEILNERVEHIVVSHDFALSIFGITKSAAVVVDFSIRGKSGLPVGSAPIDVLGYSLTILRDICACDHLTKSKEENSKDVVDALVSSGLTGFLLDLLRDLEPPMTIRKAMKQDKIKEGTVSSSFGCCPYQGFRRDIVAIFGNCAYRRRHVQDEIRDKNGILLLLQQCVIDEDNPFLREWGIWCVRNLLEGNAENQGAIADLELQGTVDVPELVRLGLRVEVDPVTRRTKLVNAP, encoded by the exons ACTTGTGTCAAACTCATCTTCTTTAGAAAATGCACTGGAGAAGCTGATACAACTTGCCAAAGAGGAGGGTGGACGGTTAGATCTGTCGTCCAAAAATGTTGTCACCACTGTCCTCCATCTCTGCCTGTCTCTGTCATCTATCTCTGACCGTCACCTCCTTTTATTGTCTCTTAAGGTTCTTAGAAATCTGTGTGCTGGTGAGATAAGAAATCAGAATGAGTTTCTTCAACAAAGAGGAGTTGGAATTGTCGTGGATGTTATTACGTCTGTAAGACTTACTCCTGATCCTGATTGTGAGATTATTCGAGTTGGGCTGCAACTTCTAGGAAACTACTCAGTGGGTGGGGGAGAGCGTCAATGTGATGTGTGGTACCAATTGTTTCCTCATAAGTTCTTGAAGATTGCTAGAGTTAGAAGCCGGGAAATATGTGATCCTTTATGTATGCTCATATACACTTGCTGTGATGGTACTGATGGACTGCTAACAGATTTATGTACGGAGCAAGGGTTGCCCATTCCGATAGAAATCTTGCGTACTGCATCAGCTG TTGGTCTTAAAGAAGATTGGTTAAAGTTGTTACTCTCAAAACTTTGCATTGAGGGTTCCtacatttcatcaattttcttcAAATTACATTCATATCCTTCCATTGAGAACAATAGTGTTGTTACACATGTAGCTGATCAATTTGTTATTGAGCAGCCTTATCTATTGAGTATACTTTCAGAAATCTTGAATGAGCGAGTAGAGCATATTGTTGTTTCTCATGATTTTGCTCTAAGTATCTTTGGGATAACGAAGAGTGCTGCTGTGGTCGTTGACTTTTCAATAAGAGGGAAAAGTGGTCTTCCGGTGGGATCTGCTCCTATTGATGTTCTAGGATACTCCCTCACCATCTTGAGAGATATTTGCGCTTGTGATCACTTGACAAAATCTAAGGAAGAAAATTCAAAGGATGTCGTGGACGCACTTGTTTCCTCTGGGCTTACTGGATTTCTTTTGGACTTGCTTCGGGATCTTGAACCTCCAATGACAATTAGGAAAGCAATGAAGCAGGATAAGATCAAGGAGGGGACAGTATCTTCTTCATTTGGGTGTTGTCCATACCAAGGTTTCCGGAGAGATATCGTTGCCATCTTTGGAAATTGTGCTTACAGGAGAAGGCACGTCCAAGATGAGATTAGGGATAAAAATGGGATCCTTTTACTGCTACAACAGTGTGTTATAGATGAAGATAATCCTTTCTTAAGGGAGTGGGGAATCTGGTGTGTGCGAAACCTATTGGAAGGGAATGCAGAAAACCAAGGGGCTATTGCTGATTTGGAGCTTCAAGGAACTGTAGATGTTCCAGAACTTGTTAGACTTGGGCTTCGAGTCGAAGTTGATCCCGTAACTCGACGTACAAAGCTTGTGAATGCCCCATGA